The DNA window AGATCGACATGCTCGAGGACGACGAGGTCCTCAGAAAGCTCTCGCGTGCGGGCGAGAACCGGCGCATCTCGGACTCGAGCATCGGCATCATCGGCATCTCGAACAAGATCGACTTCCCGGATCACCTCTCGGAGCGGGTCAAGTCCAGTCTCTCGCGGGACGAACTCGTCTTCCCGCCGTACGACGCGAACCAGCTCGTCGAAATCCTCGAGAAACGACGCGACGCGTTCCACGACGGCGTCCTCTCGGACGACGTGATTCCGCTTACTGCGGCACTCGCGGCCCAGGAACACGGCGACGCGCGCAAAGCGATCGACATCCTTCGAAACGCAGGCCGTATCGCAAAGAAGCAAAACGACGACGCGGTCACCGCCGATCACGTCCGTGACGCCAAAGAGAAGACCGAGGCCGACCGGTTTAACGAACTCATCGAGGGATCGCCCCAGCAGGCCAAAGCCATCCTCTACGCCCTGACGATCCTCACCGAGAACAGCACCCAGAAGGAGTTCCCGACGAAGATCATCTACAACCAGTACAAGGAGATCGCCCGACAGCTCGACTTCGACGTGCTCTCCGAGCGCCGGGTCCAGGAGATCCTCCAGGAACAGAACTTCCTCAACGTGATCCAGTCCGAACGCGAGGGACGCGGACGCGGTCGCGGCGCACACGCCAAACATCGACTGCTCGAGAACCCCTCGATCGTCAAGAAGGTGCTCCTGCGAGACGCCAGGCTCGCGGTGCTCGAGGACGACGACTGATACAAACTGACGGCGCTCGAGGACGACAACTGAGCACCCTCGAAATTCGTTCTACTGGTTCGCCGGAACCGCGTCTCATTTCAGTCTCCCTTCCTCACTCGAGGTATGAACACCGTCGACGCCGCGGGGCTGGAGATCGGCGACGGCCACCCGCCCCGTATCATGGGCGTGTTGAACGTCAGCGAGGAGTCCCCGTACGATCCGAGCGTCTACGACGATCCGGGCGAAGCAGCCCAGTACGTCGACGAACAACTCATCGACCAGGGTGCGGACATCGTCGATATCGGCCTCGAGTCGGCGAACAAACGCTTCGAGGTCCTCTCGGCTGAGGAGGAACTCGAGCGACTCCACGTCGCCCTCGAGACGATCGAGAGCGTTTCCGGCGACGCCGTCTTCTCGATCGAGACCCGCTACGCTTCCGTCGCGGACGAGGCGCTCTCGCAGGGGTTCGACATGGTCAACGACATCTGTGGGTTCGCCGACCCGAAGCTACCGGCCGTCTGTGAGGAGTACGACGTCGCCGTCGCGAAGATGGCGAGTCCGCCTGACCTCGAGCGGCCGGGCGCGGTCGAGGAGACCGACTGGAAGCGACGCAAGTCGGCGGACTGGGCAGCGGAAGCCGATTACGTCGATCAGGTCTACGAGGCGCTCAAACAGAACGGACTTACCGACAAGACGATCGTCGACCCCGCCTTCGGTGGCTGGAGCGAGGCCCAGACGCTCGAGGACGATCGGGAGACGTTCCGCAGGCTCCGGGAGTTCCGTGCGCTCGGTCAGCCGATGTTGGTTTCGATCAATCGGAAGAACTTCCTCGGAGATATCGCCGGCCGCGATACCGAGGAGCGACTGCCGGTCAGTCTGGCAGCCACCTCGATGGCCGTCGAACGTGGTGCGGACGTCGTCCGAACCCACGACGTCGCTGAGACCCGCGACGCCGCCCTGATCGGTGACGCGTTCGCCGATCGAGCGACCGTTACGAGCGATGGCGTCACTATCTCTCGGTTGGAGGCCCAGTCCGACCGTGAACTTCGTCGACACCTCGAAGAGCGAGACGTCGATCCCGACGAGGTCGACCGCTGGGGGTCCCAGCTGGTCGAAATCGAGGGTCTTGCCGTCGACGAGCGAACCCGCCTGACCGAGGCTGCCGCCGACGCGAACGTCTCGACGTACCCCACCCCCGGTAATGGCGTCTTACTGGCCGGGACACCGTCGGCGTTTTCAGACATTTCGACGTTTTTAAAAGTCGAAAACGGCACTGACAGCACTCCACTCGAGGAAATAGAGAATATACTACAGTAAGAGAAAGCTTATGGCGGATGCTTCGAAACAGGGGAGTGGACGCCGGGCGGCCTCCCGGGTAGGGGTACTTCGGAGGCGACCCCCGGCCCACAACACAGAATTATTGGGACATTACTCGCCCAGTGGCGACGCTTGACTGGTTACTGTCCGCTGAACTACCGGATAGCTGTCGGGTTCGAACTACAGCGAATTCGCCAGTGTACGAACTACAGCTAACTCACCAGCGTCCGAACTATCGCCCACCCGCCACAGCAAGAACAATCGCTGACTCGCCAGAGTACGACCTGCCACCTAACCGCCAGAGTACAACCTGCCACCCAACCGTCAGTCTCGAGTAGTTCGACTGCAAACCACCACTGATGGAGTTCGACGACTGGGAGCCGGTCTACGAGGAAATTCTCGCGGACTTCGGCTACGACCGAACCGGCGACGAACGGGCACGAGACGTCCTCGCGTCGCTGACCGATCCGTTCGACCTCGAGACGCTACCATCGGTCGACAACAGCACTGTCGCCGTCGCCGGCGCTGGGCCGTCGCTCGAGGACGACTCGGCACTCGAGCGGGCACGCCGTGCCGATACCGTATTCGCGGCGTCGACGGCAGCCGACGTTCTCGGCGCAAACGACGTGGCCGTCGACTGCATGGTCACCGACCTCGACAAGAACCCGGAGACTGTCCGTCGACTGACCGAGCGAGGGATTCCGGTCGCGGTCCACGCACACGGCGATAACGTCGATGCGATTCGATCGATCGTCCCCGACTGTTCGGACGAGTACGTCCTTCCGACGACGCAGGCAGCCCCACGAGACCACGTCAGGAACTTCGGTGGCTTCACCGACGGCGACCGGGCGGCCTTTCTCGCCGACCACCTCGGCGCTTCCCGACTCGAGTTCGTCGGCTGGGACGTCGACGACCCCGCCGTCACGGAAACGAAAGCGCGCAAACTCGAATGGGCCGAACGACTCCTCTACTGGCTAGAGAGGCGACGAGGAGAGCGGTTCGACGTGCTGGACGGGCGACGCGACGGACTCGAGATAGAGCCACTCCCACTCACCGAGGAGTAACGGCTACTGAATCCGGTACTCGACGATATCGGCACAGCCACAGGACGGACAGTCGACGTGGTGGGATTCGATCGACTTTCCACACCGCCGGCACTCCTCGATGGTGGTCACGTCGTCACCCCGGAAGAGAACCCGCTTGACGGCTTTTCGCATCGTCGACGTCGTTGCGCGCTTCGATTGCTTCTGGCTGACCATAGAGTACCCGAATCGTATATCACAGTTCGTTATACTCTCGTTAACCGGAAAGTCAGGAATTCGTTGGTGTCTCGAGTCGACCCGTATGGACTCCCGTCAGTCATCGACGGCCCAATCGCGAACTATCCTGTGGCTACGCCGGTAAACCGTCGGTGGATCGTTTCAGTTTTCGGGTGCCAGCGCGTCGATCGTCGTCTCGATCTCCTCGGTCGTGGCACCGCGCGGGAAGCCGACGGCGATGTCGTCGACGCCGTCGATTTCCGCGAACTTCTGGAGTTCCTCGCGGGCGCGTTCGGGCGTCCCGGCCGCGCTCGTCGCGTCGAGCAATTCGTCGGAGATGCAGTCGAGCGCCTCTTCGCGGTCGCCGCTTGCCCACGCTGCGGCGATCTCGTGAGCTTCCTCCTCGTATCCCTGGCGGGACAGCGACTCGCGGTAGTAGGTTCCCATCGCGCCGACGTAGAAGGCCATGTGTTCGCGGGCCAGCTCGCGCGCGCGTTCACCGTCCTCGAGCGCACAGGCCGTCAGCGAGAACGTGACGCGAACGTCGTCGGGGTCGCGGTCACCGAGTTCGATCCCACGCTGGAGGTCCTCGAGTCGTTCCTCGAGACCCTCGGGGGTGAAGACGATCGCGTGCCAGCCGTCGGCGAAGCGGCCGGCGAGTTCGACCGACTTCGGCCCCATCCCGGCGGCGTCGATGAGGACGGGTTCTTCGGGCGGATCACAGCGAAGTCGGAAGCCCGACAGCGAGAAGATATCGCCGTCGTAGTTGACGGTCTCGCCGGACAGCACTTCCCGGATGATGTCGACGTACTCGCGGGTGCGACGCAGCGGTCGGTCGAAGTCGACGCCGTGCCAGCCCTCGATGACGGCAGGGCCGCTCGGTGCGACCCCAAGCCGGAACCGTCCGTCGGAGACTTCCTGCAACGTCGCCGCGGTCTGGCCGATCAGTGCCGGCGATCGGGAGTAGACGTTGACGATGCTCGGTCCGAGGCCGATCGTCTCCGTCTCGCGTGCGATTTCCGTGAGCACGGTCGGCGCGTCCCGGCCCCACGTCTCGGGGAGCCAGGCGTACTCGTACCCGCGCTCTTCCCCGCGTTTGGCGAAGTCGACGATCGACTCGATGCTGGGCTGTGCTGCGACCGGTAGGTGAAGACTTCTGTCGGTCATCCCCTCGAAAAGACACAGTCAACTCTATTAAAGTTCCCCCGCGAAAACGACGTTCGCCGAACCGGTATCCGCTTGAGATCGACGATCGATACGACCGGCGACGATCAGAACAGGGCGTCTAGCTCGCCGCCGGTGTCCATCAGCGACGCGAACTCGTCCTGGGAGTTCGCCTGGACCGTCTCGGCGGTCTCCTGGGCTTCGATCGCGACCTGCTGGAGCTGGTCGACGCGTGGCACGTCGGTCACGCCCGACAGGAGGACGATCGCACCGACCTCGTTACGATCCGACAGCGGGTAGTCACCGCCGCGGATCTCCATGCTGCCGGTTTCGTCCTCGAGCCACTGGCGTCCGCGTTCGACGCCCTTGCGGTTCAGGTGCTCTGCGGGCCCGGTGGCGACGACCAGCCCGCGATCCGCACTCGAAACGTCACAGGGAAGCGTCAGTCGGCCCAGCGTCGCCTTGCGGACGAGGCTGGTCATCCGGTTGGTCGCCTCGCCCTCGTCGAACCCCTCTTCGTCGCGCAACGACGAGAGGAGCCCACCGCTCGAGTCGACCGTCTCGCGAGCGTACCCGATCGTCGAGACGCCGCCTTCCAGGGTGTTTATGATCTCGGAGGAGTCGACGACGCTCTCTGCGACATCGTCGTCCTCGTCGACCTCGCCGGCGGCGAAGAGGAGGCCGAACCGTTCGACGATCTCGCGGTTGATCCGGTCGTAGCCGTCCTCGACTGACTCGCCGGCGCTACGCCAGACGTCGTTGTCGAACACGAGCAGGTTGTCGACCTCGTGGACGAACGTCTGGAACGAACGGGCCGCGTTGAGGGTGTAGATTCCGCCCTCGTCCGTTCCGGGGAGGATGCCGAGCCCGTAGACGGGTTCGGTGTAGATTCGCTTGAGGTGTTTCGCGAGGACCGGCGCGCCGCCGCTTCCCGTGCCGCCGCCCATACCGGCGACGATGAGGAACGCGTCGATCTCGTGGACGGGAACCCGGTCGATCGCGCCCTGGATCTCGTCGATGTCCTCTTCGGTCACGGTCGCGCCGAGTTCGTTGTCGGCGCCGACGCCGTGTCCTTTCACGCGTGCCTGTCCGATGAGAACGCGGTTCTGCTGGGGAACGTGCTCGAGTCCGTGGAGGTCCGTCGTCGCGGAGTTGACGGCGATAGCCGTCTCGACGAACCCGCCGTCGATCGATGCGTCGTACGCCAGGAACTCGTCGACGACCTTCCCGCCTGCCTGTCCGAAGCCGATAAGTGCGAGTTTCATGGTTGTCTCTCGTGGCCGCTCTTTCCCGTACGCGATAGCGTCGTTCGTGCCCGAGATAGCTCGGCGTTCACGTCCGGGAGTGGGGGAGCGGGTGCCACGACTCGAACCAACCCGGTATCGGCCATTGTTATGGCCTTCGTATAGAGGAAGAAAAGACGTTCATCTATTCGTGACATTCTCTTACTCGTTATAGTCGTGGCCTACCGAGAATCATACTTATCTGACCGTCGTGAAATATAATATTTTGGAGGTACTGGTCGGCCCACGCCGTCGACCGGTCGTCTGGCCGAAGTTGTCGCTTCGAGAGTAAGTCCTATACTTCGTGGTGGCATACCCCCACGGACATGGAAGAGGTCGCACCGGCGACGACGCGGCGAGGGCTCCTCGCGAGTGTCAGCGCCGTCACTGTGAGTTCCCTCGCTGGCTGTTCGGAGCGGTTCTGGTCGCGGGCGGAGAACGTCGGCCCCGATCAGGTGTCGCTTACCATCAAGACGGTGCCAGCGGACGACGACGTCGCCGCTGCCACTATCATGAGTCGCCTCCGCGAGAACTTCCGGGAGGCCGGAATCGCCGTCACTCACGAACCCGTCCCCAAACCCGACATCTATCGTGACGTCCTCCTCGAGGGTGATTACGACGTGTTCGTCCTCCGGCACCCGGGACTGGATGACTACGATGGGTTACGGGAACTGCTCCACTCGGATTTCGTCAGCGAACTCGGCTGGCAGAACCCGTTTCGCTTCTCGGATCTGACTGCCGACGACCTCCTCG is part of the Natronobacterium texcoconense genome and encodes:
- a CDS encoding 6-hydroxymethylpterin diphosphokinase MptE-like protein; translated protein: MEFDDWEPVYEEILADFGYDRTGDERARDVLASLTDPFDLETLPSVDNSTVAVAGAGPSLEDDSALERARRADTVFAASTAADVLGANDVAVDCMVTDLDKNPETVRRLTERGIPVAVHAHGDNVDAIRSIVPDCSDEYVLPTTQAAPRDHVRNFGGFTDGDRAAFLADHLGASRLEFVGWDVDDPAVTETKARKLEWAERLLYWLERRRGERFDVLDGRRDGLEIEPLPLTEE
- the folP gene encoding dihydropteroate synthase, whose product is MNTVDAAGLEIGDGHPPRIMGVLNVSEESPYDPSVYDDPGEAAQYVDEQLIDQGADIVDIGLESANKRFEVLSAEEELERLHVALETIESVSGDAVFSIETRYASVADEALSQGFDMVNDICGFADPKLPAVCEEYDVAVAKMASPPDLERPGAVEETDWKRRKSADWAAEADYVDQVYEALKQNGLTDKTIVDPAFGGWSEAQTLEDDRETFRRLREFRALGQPMLVSINRKNFLGDIAGRDTEERLPVSLAATSMAVERGADVVRTHDVAETRDAALIGDAFADRATVTSDGVTISRLEAQSDRELRRHLEERDVDPDEVDRWGSQLVEIEGLAVDERTRLTEAAADANVSTYPTPGNGVLLAGTPSAFSDISTFLKVENGTDSTPLEEIENILQ
- a CDS encoding Cdc6/Cdc18 family protein — protein: MSANDDRDPLFQYDDPVFADERLLEITHLPGPDRIVGRDEQMQRVADALNPAIFGSEPNHLFIFGKTGTGKSLISRSVTQRVISEAEHDGVTVKYAFIDCGEQNTEASIIKTIAQIVNEPDESGITVPDRGLGTGDYYKRLWQAVDGCTDVTIVILDEIDMLEDDEVLRKLSRAGENRRISDSSIGIIGISNKIDFPDHLSERVKSSLSRDELVFPPYDANQLVEILEKRRDAFHDGVLSDDVIPLTAALAAQEHGDARKAIDILRNAGRIAKKQNDDAVTADHVRDAKEKTEADRFNELIEGSPQQAKAILYALTILTENSTQKEFPTKIIYNQYKEIARQLDFDVLSERRVQEILQEQNFLNVIQSEREGRGRGRGAHAKHRLLENPSIVKKVLLRDARLAVLEDDD
- a CDS encoding tubulin/FtsZ family protein; translation: MKLALIGFGQAGGKVVDEFLAYDASIDGGFVETAIAVNSATTDLHGLEHVPQQNRVLIGQARVKGHGVGADNELGATVTEEDIDEIQGAIDRVPVHEIDAFLIVAGMGGGTGSGGAPVLAKHLKRIYTEPVYGLGILPGTDEGGIYTLNAARSFQTFVHEVDNLLVFDNDVWRSAGESVEDGYDRINREIVERFGLLFAAGEVDEDDDVAESVVDSSEIINTLEGGVSTIGYARETVDSSGGLLSSLRDEEGFDEGEATNRMTSLVRKATLGRLTLPCDVSSADRGLVVATGPAEHLNRKGVERGRQWLEDETGSMEIRGGDYPLSDRNEVGAIVLLSGVTDVPRVDQLQQVAIEAQETAETVQANSQDEFASLMDTGGELDALF
- a CDS encoding TIGR04024 family LLM class F420-dependent oxidoreductase gives rise to the protein MTDRSLHLPVAAQPSIESIVDFAKRGEERGYEYAWLPETWGRDAPTVLTEIARETETIGLGPSIVNVYSRSPALIGQTAATLQEVSDGRFRLGVAPSGPAVIEGWHGVDFDRPLRRTREYVDIIREVLSGETVNYDGDIFSLSGFRLRCDPPEEPVLIDAAGMGPKSVELAGRFADGWHAIVFTPEGLEERLEDLQRGIELGDRDPDDVRVTFSLTACALEDGERARELAREHMAFYVGAMGTYYRESLSRQGYEEEAHEIAAAWASGDREEALDCISDELLDATSAAGTPERAREELQKFAEIDGVDDIAVGFPRGATTEEIETTIDALAPEN